The Desulfobacterales bacterium DNA segment TCCAACGTATTCTGCCGATATGAGCATGTGGCCCTGGGGCATTTCAGTCCGACTTTTCCGGATGAATCCGCATACTCGATCAGAAACGGATTCCTGCACAGCGGGCATGGAAAATGATAGGGTTTGCCCCAGCTGATAAATTTGCAGTCCGGATGGGTGCAGGCGTAATATGTTTTGCCCTTTTCGGTTGTATGGGAAATGATTTTACCGGTTTTGCAAATCGGACACTCCAATGCCAGTTGAGTCTCAAACGCCCTGATCTGCTCTTCGATACGGTCTTCATCAAAATCTATATCATCGGGTTTGTCGAGTTTGTCGGATTTGTCGAGTTTATCGGGTTTATCGGGTTTATCGGGTTTATCGGGTTTGTCGAGTTTGTCGAGTTTGTCGGGTTTGTCGGGTTCATCGGGTTTGTCGAGTATTCCGGGCGGCTGGGTCGGATATTCGGCGGATTCAATTTTTTCGGGCTCGCTGCTTGTTTCGATTCGGTCGGACGATGCTGCTTTTGATACGGATGGTTCGGGAATTTGCTTCTGTTCGACGATCTCTTCCGGAATATCGACGGATGGCATTGATACAAGTCCGGTGTCATGAGGATCCTCATGCAATGCGTCCCCGTCAGCCGCCATCTGCTCATGATCCGGAGGCAGCCTGTTATCCGGACGCTCAACTGGCACGGTCTGATCCTCAGAATCAACGGTTTCAATCTGACTCTGTTCGGGAGGTTTCCGGGTTGTCGGAAAAATTTCGGTAATTTTTATATCACCGCTGAAGCCTTGCCAGGTAAATATATTAGGTTCAGAAGACTCCTGATCGGTTTCAGCAGCTCTTTGCCGAACCAGTTTAAGCAGATCCGCCTTTTTACGTTCGGACATTTTGTCGACTTTATTCCCGCCCCCCCCGGATTTGGATGAAGTGGGCACTATCCTCGATATCAGGCTCTGATCAACCTGTCGGATGGCATAATCGAGTTCTTTTCTTCCGGATATGACTTCTTCGATGCTCTGAATAAAATAAGCAATCAGGCTCATCCCCGGCATCTGTGAAAAGTGGGAATCGATCGTCTGAACAATTTGAAAGGCTGGTTCCAGAGCAACATACCGGCCTTCATCATTTGTGGATAGATAATTCAGTTCATTCAACTGCCGTATCATTTCGTCTGAAACGCCTTCGGGTTCAATACCAATCTCAGAAAGCTCCTTATTCAGAGACTCGTTGTCGAATCTTTTGAGCGCAGATTCCGCAAAAGGCTTTATTTTATCTTCACGGTCGACGATAAGAAAAAGAACGGCCAGGACAGGGATATTTATCGGCAGAAATTTATGGTCCGTACAGATTTGACGGCTGCGATACAAATGTTTGGCCATAAGCCGGTCAAACGTTTTGTTGATTTCCGAAATAAGAAACGTATTCATCGTTTTTGATTTTTCCATCTGAAAATATCAATGCAGTTTATCTGATAATGCCAAACTCATCTCTGAAATCATCCTGCCCTTTTCGGACCGCTGCTTTGAAAAATGCCTCGGCAACAGCAGGTATCAGGACGGTCCTCAGTCCTTATTGATTTCAGTGATCATATCCGCCAGCTGGGAAGCCATCTGGGACATGTTCTCTCTTGCGCCCATATCCGGATCTATACACGGAGCCGTATCGCTTTGCTCATCCGGCACGAAGTCTGCTTCCGCATCGATACCATCGTCCGGGGATACCGCATCGGCTTTTTGTTCTGCCTCGGGTGTATCTGCAGACGTATTGAATGCAATATAATTTCCGGTTCTGTCCAGCAAAACGGAAAGGGTCACCTTAACCTCAAAATCAAGCTTATAGGCCACCTGATTTTCATAAATAACGATGTCCCCCTGCTTGTATTCAACATCATCCTGAATGGCGATATGATGTCGTTCTTTAAATATCTTTTCGATGGTCTCCCAATCCAGATCAGCCGTTATGTTGTCGATAAGCTCACGTTCGCCATTCCTGATTACCTGAGAGTCTGTGATTTTCACTTGAATTGCTCCTTTGAGGATTCAAACCAATGAACTATAAATTCAATATTAAAATATTTATCCCCACAGGTTACGCAGATTTCACAGATTATTTTTAAATTCAAACACCAACCTATCTTGTTTTTGTTTTAATCTGCAAAAATCTGCGTAATCCGCGGAAAATATTTCTCCCTTTTCCTTTAATCTGTGTAGTCTGTGGACGATATTTTTTCTTTTCCTTTAATCTGTGGATAATATTTTCAACGTAATCTGCGGACGAAAGACTATCTCTTTTTAACCTCAACAAATAAAAATTCCTATACTGTTAAATTAGCGCCCTGCGAGCGGACTGAGGAGCGCTATTGCTTAAGGAGCACTTCGTTTGAGGCAAAAAATAAAAAGCAGGAATCTTTTATCTTATAACATCCTCAAACAAGGGCGCAAAGCTCCCGCCCCTCAGTCCTTAGCACTCATCACTCAGTCTTTTTTTTCGGGCTCGATCAAAATAAGTGTCTATATCTTCTTGCAAGGCCCCAAAACGTCCATAATCTCCAAAGCCAGCTTCAGATATGCCCTGGCCCCGATGGATTGAATATCGCATAAGGCGGCCGGCTTACCCATGGTTGATGCATCTCTGATTATCCTGTCCTGCGGGATTATGGTAGAAAAATTATGGATACCAAACCCTTTGTCCGATGGATTATCTTCACCTTCATCCTGCATCGTGTATACGATGCCGCTGATTTTCAAATCCGGATTTTTGTCTTTCCGTATCTGTTGTACTATTCGAAGCAATTGCCCCAATCCTTCAAGCGCATAGACCTGGAATTGAACAGGGACCAGCAGCCACCGGCAGGCAATCAGGGCCGAAAGGGTTAAAAAGCCAAGCGAAGGGGGTGAATCCATGATCACATAGTCATATCTGTCCGCCACATCGTCAATCAATTGTTTCAACGTTCTCTGCCTGGAATCAGGCCCTGATGCGACGGTATGAACACGGGTTGCCGCCCGGTGCAGATTAAACTGAGAGGGAATGATATGAAGTCTTTCGAGCTCTCTGTGCGCCTGTATAATCTGATCGGGGCGCGCCTCCCCGGTTAATCCATGAATCAGGCTGTACCTTAATTTTTTCTTATCAATTCCCATACCTGTCGTGGCGCTGCCCTGGGGATCACAATCAATCAGAAGCGTCTTTTTTTCATAAATAGCCAGAGAAGCCGCAAGATTAATGGCTGTAGTGGTTTTTCCGGTACCGCCTTTTTGGCTGGCTACACAAATGATATGCCCCATAT contains these protein-coding regions:
- a CDS encoding type I DNA topoisomerase, with the translated sequence MNTFLISEINKTFDRLMAKHLYRSRQICTDHKFLPINIPVLAVLFLIVDREDKIKPFAESALKRFDNESLNKELSEIGIEPEGVSDEMIRQLNELNYLSTNDEGRYVALEPAFQIVQTIDSHFSQMPGMSLIAYFIQSIEEVISGRKELDYAIRQVDQSLISRIVPTSSKSGGGGNKVDKMSERKKADLLKLVRQRAAETDQESSEPNIFTWQGFSGDIKITEIFPTTRKPPEQSQIETVDSEDQTVPVERPDNRLPPDHEQMAADGDALHEDPHDTGLVSMPSVDIPEEIVEQKQIPEPSVSKAASSDRIETSSEPEKIESAEYPTQPPGILDKPDEPDKPDKLDKLDKPDKPDKPDKPDKLDKSDKLDKPDDIDFDEDRIEEQIRAFETQLALECPICKTGKIISHTTEKGKTYYACTHPDCKFISWGKPYHFPCPLCRNPFLIEYADSSGKVGLKCPRATCSYRQNTLDAPENILKFSSAVSSGADQSVPESKNGIKRVVRRRVVRRKR
- a CDS encoding ParA family protein, coding for MGHIICVASQKGGTGKTTTAINLAASLAIYEKKTLLIDCDPQGSATTGMGIDKKKLRYSLIHGLTGEARPDQIIQAHRELERLHIIPSQFNLHRAATRVHTVASGPDSRQRTLKQLIDDVADRYDYVIMDSPPSLGFLTLSALIACRWLLVPVQFQVYALEGLGQLLRIVQQIRKDKNPDLKISGIVYTMQDEGEDNPSDKGFGIHNFSTIIPQDRIIRDASTMGKPAALCDIQSIGARAYLKLALEIMDVLGPCKKI